The Anaplasmataceae bacterium AB001_6 genome has a segment encoding these proteins:
- a CDS encoding bifunctional folylpolyglutamate synthase/dihydrofolate synthase — protein sequence MPHWPNVLDKRYISPGLSRTEIILKKLDNPHLKIKNIIHVAGTNGKGSTTAFIREMLEQSDYSVNCFNTPALISFNEEIILSGTPISDKKLFNVLERCRVTNCEVTFYEGIAAAAMLAFSENPTDFTILETGLGGRLDSTNVVNPIISIITKVSFDHCEFLGSTIESIASEKAGIIKEKVPIIIAKQEYKKALDVIKNIAYKKHSPVYCSGEDQKIQIIDNQSFNYTLADKTINLPRPNILGDHQIDNASNAITALYLLKKMNFNKITDNAITCGIEKAYWPGRLEKIENNRILKYFENKNIEIFFDGAHNPDGAYAIKNWLKERKAILIVGFTLGKDFIQFLKILKAQISKLCAVSVLSEPKSIKAQEIIQRARKELNIVPSTAYQNIREAIQDLATKSSKTEKMTIIICGSLFLYRDLYELQNNLI from the coding sequence ATGCCACATTGGCCAAATGTGTTAGACAAACGATATATATCCCCTGGATTATCCAGAACAGAAATAATTCTTAAGAAACTTGATAATCCTCATTTAAAAATAAAAAATATCATTCATGTTGCTGGAACAAATGGAAAAGGTTCGACAACAGCATTTATAAGAGAAATGTTGGAACAATCTGATTATAGCGTGAATTGCTTTAACACACCTGCATTAATATCTTTTAATGAGGAAATTATACTTTCTGGTACACCAATAAGTGACAAAAAACTCTTTAACGTGCTTGAAAGATGCAGAGTAACAAATTGTGAAGTAACATTTTATGAAGGGATAGCAGCAGCAGCAATGCTAGCATTTTCTGAGAATCCAACTGATTTCACAATTCTTGAAACAGGCTTAGGAGGCCGTTTGGATTCAACAAATGTAGTTAATCCTATAATATCTATTATAACTAAAGTATCTTTTGATCATTGTGAATTTTTGGGATCTACAATAGAAAGTATAGCTTCTGAAAAAGCAGGAATAATCAAAGAAAAGGTTCCTATTATCATAGCTAAACAAGAATATAAAAAAGCACTAGATGTAATAAAAAATATAGCTTATAAAAAGCACTCTCCTGTTTATTGTTCAGGAGAAGATCAAAAAATACAGATAATAGATAATCAAAGTTTTAATTATACTTTAGCAGATAAAACAATAAATTTACCACGCCCTAATATTCTTGGCGATCACCAAATAGATAATGCAAGCAATGCTATTACGGCTTTATATCTCTTAAAAAAAATGAATTTTAACAAAATAACAGATAATGCAATAACATGCGGAATAGAAAAAGCATATTGGCCAGGTAGGCTAGAAAAGATAGAAAATAATAGAATTCTCAAATATTTTGAAAATAAGAATATTGAAATATTTTTTGATGGAGCTCATAATCCAGATGGGGCTTACGCAATAAAAAATTGGCTTAAAGAAAGAAAAGCTATTTTAATTGTAGGCTTTACACTAGGGAAAGATTTTATTCAATTTTTAAAAATATTAAAGGCTCAAATATCAAAATTGTGTGCAGTTTCTGTTCTATCGGAACCAAAATCTATAAAAGCACAAGAGATAATACAAAGAGCAAGAAAAGAATTAAATATAGTTCCAAGTACTGCATATCAAAATATAAGAGAAGCAATACAAGACCTTGCTACGAAATCTTCTAAAACAGAAAAGATGACCATCATAATTTGTGGATCATTATTTTTATATAGAGATTTATACGAATTACAGAATAATCTAATTTAA
- a CDS encoding RlmE family RNA methyltransferase, producing the protein MQRKSEPYSGKDSENLCDSTGEKNRSKGGYSDNKYSKEGDRPRRPFSKSGSGRPPFKSNDRFATRKRFGDKDRSEGGYSDDKYSKEGDRPRRPFSKSGSGRPPFKSNDRFATRKRFGDKDRSEGGYSDDKYSKEGDRPRRPFSKFGSDRPPFKSNDRFATRKRFGDKDRSEGGYSDDKYSKEGDRPRRPFSKFGSDRPPFKSNDRFATRKRFGDKDRSEGGYSDDKYSKEGDRPRRPFSKFGSDRPPFKSNDRFATKRYNSRTSRSKDGFFAEDVRSRLDAEKKSLIIKDDRKENCDEKRKYSKDLFQDRLKISSLDNKKKRTDSSTKWISRHINDPYVKSSKKEDYRSRAAYKLLEISEKINMFDNATNVVDLGSAPGSWAQVITRYSKKIQNVVAIDKINMDPIEGVQFIQFDLENNLKDLHPQLPVEKFDIILSDMGPNSCGNTSVDHIRSINLCYAALNFSCEFLKENGTLIFKMLQGSLSREFVLGLRDICEKVVHIKPEASRGDSREIYICLESFNSTEAIKYAESLNIKNNEENNEKNIDDVISALSN; encoded by the coding sequence ATGCAAAGGAAAAGTGAGCCTTATTCAGGCAAAGATAGTGAGAATTTGTGTGATAGCACTGGTGAAAAAAACAGATCAAAAGGCGGTTATTCTGATAATAAATATTCAAAAGAAGGAGATCGTCCACGTCGTCCTTTTTCAAAATCCGGTTCTGGTAGACCACCATTTAAATCAAACGATAGATTTGCAACAAGAAAAAGATTTGGTGATAAAGACAGATCAGAGGGCGGCTATTCTGATGATAAATATTCAAAAGAAGGAGATCGTCCACGTCGTCCTTTTTCAAAATCCGGTTCTGGTAGACCACCATTTAAATCAAACGATAGATTTGCAACAAGAAAAAGATTTGGTGATAAAGACAGATCAGAGGGCGGCTATTCTGATGATAAATATTCAAAAGAAGGAGATCGTCCACGTCGTCCTTTTTCAAAATTTGGTTCTGATAGACCACCATTTAAATCAAACGATAGATTTGCAACAAGAAAAAGATTTGGTGATAAAGACAGATCAGAGGGCGGCTATTCTGATGATAAATATTCAAAAGAAGGAGATCGTCCACGTCGTCCTTTTTCAAAATTTGGTTCTGATAGACCACCATTTAAATCAAACGATAGATTTGCAACAAGAAAAAGATTTGGTGACAAAGACAGATCAGAGGGCGGCTATTCTGATGATAAATATTCAAAAGAAGGAGATCGTCCACGTCGTCCTTTTTCAAAATTTGGTTCTGATAGACCACCATTTAAATCAAACGATAGATTCGCAACGAAAAGATACAATTCCCGTACATCTAGGAGTAAAGATGGATTTTTTGCTGAAGATGTTAGATCTAGATTGGACGCTGAAAAGAAGTCTTTGATTATTAAGGATGATCGTAAAGAGAATTGTGATGAGAAAAGAAAATATAGCAAAGATTTATTCCAAGATCGTTTGAAAATTTCTTCTTTGGATAACAAGAAAAAGCGTACAGATTCTTCTACTAAATGGATTAGTAGGCATATTAATGATCCATATGTGAAATCTTCTAAAAAAGAAGATTATAGATCACGTGCGGCTTATAAATTACTTGAAATATCAGAAAAGATAAACATGTTTGATAACGCTACAAATGTTGTTGATTTGGGTTCTGCTCCAGGAAGTTGGGCTCAAGTTATCACACGTTATTCTAAAAAAATTCAAAATGTGGTAGCAATAGATAAAATCAATATGGATCCGATAGAAGGTGTGCAGTTTATTCAATTTGATTTGGAGAATAATTTAAAAGATCTGCATCCTCAATTACCCGTTGAAAAATTTGATATTATTTTATCTGATATGGGTCCTAATTCTTGTGGTAATACTTCTGTTGATCATATTAGATCTATTAATCTATGCTATGCAGCTTTGAATTTTTCTTGTGAATTTTTGAAAGAAAATGGCACTCTAATTTTTAAGATGTTGCAGGGTAGTTTAAGTAGAGAATTTGTATTAGGGCTTAGAGATATTTGTGAGAAAGTTGTCCATATTAAGCCCGAAGCTAGTCGAGGGGATTCACGAGAAATATATATTTGTCTGGAATCCTTCAATTCTACGGAAGCTATAAAGTATGCCGAATCTCTTAATATAAAGAATAATGAAGAAAATAATGAGAAGAACATAGATGATGTAATATCTGCTTTATCAAATTGA
- a CDS encoding orotate phosphoribosyltransferase, which produces MIDIEKIFFDKKAILKGHFVLSSGMHSEYYFQCAKILEDTKIAQQVISILVEKIQQYSLEKFGKKINEIADAVASPAIGGVVVGYELARALGLNFIFCERVDGSFVFRRGFSTADYSKIIIMEDVITTTKSALETMKLFDNTSAEVVLASCLVDRSNGKAAELLPCDLLSLMEFYRPIYDASKLPEHLEKEKAILLGSNKKNITDGVQRK; this is translated from the coding sequence ATGATTGATATTGAGAAAATTTTCTTTGATAAAAAAGCAATATTAAAAGGACATTTCGTGCTCTCATCTGGAATGCATAGCGAATATTATTTTCAATGTGCAAAAATTTTGGAAGATACCAAAATTGCTCAACAAGTGATCTCAATATTGGTGGAGAAAATACAGCAATATAGTTTGGAAAAATTTGGTAAAAAAATAAATGAAATTGCAGATGCTGTCGCCTCTCCTGCTATTGGAGGTGTGGTGGTTGGTTATGAATTAGCAAGGGCCCTTGGTTTGAATTTTATATTTTGTGAAAGAGTAGACGGGAGCTTTGTTTTTAGACGCGGATTTTCTACTGCGGATTATTCTAAGATTATTATCATGGAAGATGTAATTACTACCACTAAATCCGCGCTGGAAACAATGAAGTTATTCGATAATACCTCTGCTGAGGTAGTATTAGCTTCCTGTTTGGTAGACCGCAGTAATGGCAAAGCAGCTGAATTACTTCCTTGTGATTTATTATCTCTAATGGAATTTTATCGTCCCATATACGATGCCTCAAAATTACCAGAGCATCTTGAAAAAGAAAAAGCAATTTTGTTGGGGAGCAATAAAAAAAATATTACCGATGGGGTACAAAGGAAATGA
- a CDS encoding mechanosensitive ion channel, translating to MINNIFNTFQGLIISFCIITPLTMFIAFIVLNRIVKHKSKKTHPISYEAVNKLKLPILATLAIWIPLKSIEMLYQHDDDTLLMTIREIAFITLFAAYTTALITIAANNLKDKIKNRYSVDLILINKILCTAIYVVSLLMIVHALNINIASILTFGGIGGIAIGFAAKDLIANLFGFLVIVYDQPFKIGDKISINDMNIIGKVSNIGLRMTQIINTDKIPIYVPNSVFTTSVINNQSRMLGNKISKKFSLYFDKDKDIKSTINQIKTKIFSHQKVKKDLPHYLNVINISNCTTELVLNCYISDIGYYEKLEFMEEVLIFIREIVKDMDVKIIDSPIQIYKNVIDIKDII from the coding sequence GTGATTAATAATATTTTTAATACCTTTCAAGGATTGATTATCTCGTTTTGTATTATCACTCCTTTGACCATGTTTATTGCATTTATAGTACTCAACAGGATTGTAAAACATAAAAGCAAAAAAACCCATCCAATATCATATGAAGCAGTAAATAAGCTAAAATTACCTATCTTAGCAACTTTAGCAATATGGATTCCTTTAAAATCAATAGAGATGTTGTATCAGCATGATGATGATACACTGCTGATGACAATACGGGAAATTGCTTTCATAACACTATTTGCAGCATATACTACCGCACTAATAACAATTGCAGCTAACAACTTAAAAGACAAAATAAAAAACAGATATTCTGTAGATCTAATATTAATAAATAAAATACTCTGCACTGCAATTTATGTCGTATCGCTATTAATGATAGTACACGCACTTAATATAAATATCGCAAGTATTCTAACTTTCGGAGGAATAGGAGGTATAGCAATTGGTTTCGCAGCCAAGGATTTAATAGCAAATCTCTTTGGATTCTTGGTGATAGTGTATGATCAACCATTTAAAATAGGAGATAAGATATCCATCAATGATATGAATATAATAGGAAAAGTTTCCAATATAGGATTACGTATGACTCAGATAATCAATACTGATAAAATACCTATTTATGTCCCTAATTCCGTTTTTACCACGAGCGTAATTAACAACCAATCCAGAATGCTGGGTAATAAAATAAGTAAAAAATTCAGCTTATATTTTGATAAAGATAAAGATATAAAATCAACTATCAATCAAATCAAAACCAAAATTTTTTCACATCAAAAAGTTAAAAAAGATTTGCCTCATTATCTTAATGTAATAAACATATCTAACTGTACAACTGAATTGGTACTAAATTGTTATATATCTGACATAGGTTATTATGAAAAGTTAGAATTCATGGAGGAGGTTTTGATATTTATTAGAGAAATAGTCAAAGATATGGATGTTAAAATAATTGATTCTCCGATACAAATTTACAAGAACGTAATAGATATTAAAGACATTATTTGA
- a CDS encoding isoleucine--tRNA ligase, producing MKKFQDTNPNVDLSAVDKEILNYWQNNDTFRKSVERNNESEFIFYDGPPFANGLPHYGHLLTGFIKDAIARFQTMQGKKVNRRFGWDCHGLPAEMGAEKELNISGRKAIENFGIEKFNEHCRSSVMQYTNNWKEYVIRQARWVDFDNSYKTMDLNFMESVIWAFKELYKKGLIYESKKVVPYSWKCQTPLANFETKMDNCYRAKTSKAITVALKLKNIPKSLINVCSECYLLAWTTTPWTLPSNLMLAIGKDIKYAAKIEDNKAFISSANYIKDDTKIVEIDYQELINLEYEPLFTYFKDNTNSFRVTEADFVTESDGTGIVHIAPGFGEDDFELCKKKNVNAVCPIDEGGIFTKEVSDFKGRQVFECEEDIIAYLKQRGNLIKIESYVHNYPHCWRTDTPLIYRTISSWYLKVENIKDQMVQLNQEINWIPGHIKDGMFGKWLENARDWAISRNRFWGTPIPIWKSDNDKYPRIDVYGSIAELEKDFNIKVDDLHKHVIDKLTRPNPDDPSGESKMVRIPEVFDCWFESGSMPYAQNHYPFENKEWFEKNFPADFITEYISQTRGWFYTLLVLSVALFNKIPFKNCICHGVVLDAQGQKLSKRLNNYPDPIEMFNKYGSDPLRFLMLSSPVSNSGNLLIDKDGKMIQDVSRLIIKPLWNAYHFFSMYANSDEITNVQVIDNSMNEMDNYILCKAKIFIKKVNQNLNDYHTVDACHAIDIFLDVLNNWYIRRNRSRFWKKEHDQDKKDAYNTLYTVITVLCKTIAPLLPVVSEKIWLGLGNRDSVHLERSVENIDLTEEQCSTIAKIDLVKDICQFGLSLRNKHKIRIRHPLQRMSIFYEDHEDITKYKDIIEQELNVKSVDFAEDYSSIATRVIKLNFPVLGKKFPEKVKVLQKELKAGNYEIVDDHLKIANTLLSADTFEKKIKVNHENAISIDKTNIVLYLDTEITPQLELEGKARDFIRFIQQARKEANLEITQKITIQINNADQKLLQSIKNWEQEILEQTLAGNIEINNLKPSGRIVFASKMENSDINLLINCLF from the coding sequence ATGAAAAAGTTTCAAGATACTAACCCTAATGTTGATTTATCAGCGGTAGACAAAGAGATATTAAATTATTGGCAAAATAATGATACCTTTAGAAAATCGGTAGAAAGAAACAATGAATCGGAATTTATATTCTATGATGGTCCTCCTTTTGCAAATGGCTTACCACATTATGGTCACTTGTTAACTGGATTTATAAAAGATGCAATAGCAAGATTCCAGACAATGCAAGGGAAAAAAGTCAATCGAAGATTTGGGTGGGATTGTCATGGTTTGCCAGCAGAAATGGGAGCAGAAAAAGAACTTAATATAAGCGGCAGAAAAGCAATTGAAAATTTTGGGATTGAAAAATTCAATGAACATTGTAGATCATCTGTCATGCAATATACCAACAATTGGAAAGAATATGTTATTCGGCAGGCTCGATGGGTTGATTTTGATAACAGCTATAAAACTATGGATTTAAATTTCATGGAATCTGTAATTTGGGCATTCAAAGAATTATATAAAAAAGGTCTTATATATGAATCTAAGAAAGTGGTTCCGTATAGCTGGAAATGTCAAACTCCTCTAGCGAATTTTGAAACAAAGATGGACAATTGCTATAGAGCGAAAACAAGTAAAGCAATAACCGTAGCTTTAAAATTAAAAAATATTCCAAAATCACTAATTAATGTTTGTAGTGAATGTTATTTATTAGCATGGACAACCACGCCCTGGACTTTACCTTCCAATTTAATGTTAGCAATCGGTAAAGATATTAAATATGCAGCTAAAATAGAAGATAATAAAGCTTTTATTTCTTCTGCGAATTATATAAAAGATGATACCAAAATAGTTGAAATAGATTATCAAGAATTGATCAATTTAGAGTATGAACCTCTTTTTACATACTTCAAAGATAATACTAATTCGTTCAGAGTAACAGAAGCAGACTTTGTCACTGAAAGTGATGGTACAGGAATAGTGCATATTGCTCCTGGATTTGGTGAAGATGATTTTGAATTATGTAAGAAAAAAAACGTAAATGCAGTGTGTCCTATAGACGAAGGAGGAATTTTCACAAAAGAAGTCTCAGATTTTAAGGGAAGACAAGTATTTGAATGTGAAGAAGATATCATTGCATATTTAAAACAGAGAGGTAATTTAATTAAGATAGAAAGTTATGTTCATAATTATCCTCATTGTTGGCGTACTGATACTCCCCTAATATACAGGACTATCTCATCATGGTATCTAAAAGTAGAGAATATAAAAGATCAGATGGTGCAATTAAACCAAGAGATCAATTGGATACCAGGTCATATTAAAGATGGAATGTTTGGGAAATGGTTGGAAAATGCTAGAGACTGGGCAATATCACGTAACAGATTTTGGGGAACACCCATTCCCATATGGAAATCTGACAATGATAAATATCCAAGAATTGATGTATATGGCTCAATTGCTGAACTGGAAAAAGACTTTAATATAAAAGTTGATGATTTACACAAGCATGTCATAGATAAATTGACAAGACCCAACCCTGATGATCCGTCAGGGGAAAGTAAAATGGTAAGAATTCCAGAAGTTTTCGATTGCTGGTTTGAATCTGGATCTATGCCCTATGCACAGAATCATTATCCTTTTGAGAATAAAGAATGGTTTGAAAAAAATTTCCCAGCGGATTTCATTACTGAATACATATCGCAAACAAGAGGATGGTTTTACACTCTTTTAGTGTTATCAGTGGCCTTATTTAATAAAATACCTTTCAAGAATTGTATCTGTCATGGAGTAGTACTGGATGCGCAAGGTCAAAAATTATCTAAGAGATTAAATAATTATCCAGACCCAATAGAAATGTTTAATAAGTATGGTTCTGACCCACTTAGATTTTTAATGTTATCTTCGCCTGTTTCAAATAGCGGAAATTTATTAATAGATAAAGATGGCAAAATGATTCAAGATGTCTCTAGGTTGATTATTAAACCTTTATGGAATGCGTATCATTTCTTTTCGATGTATGCAAATTCTGATGAAATAACAAATGTACAAGTAATAGATAATTCGATGAATGAGATGGATAACTATATCCTCTGCAAAGCAAAGATATTTATCAAAAAAGTAAATCAGAATTTGAATGATTATCATACGGTAGATGCATGTCACGCAATAGACATCTTTTTAGATGTTTTAAATAATTGGTATATTAGAAGGAATCGCTCTAGATTCTGGAAAAAAGAACATGATCAAGATAAAAAAGATGCATATAATACTCTATATACTGTAATAACAGTACTTTGTAAGACTATAGCGCCTCTTTTACCTGTGGTATCAGAAAAAATATGGTTAGGCCTTGGTAATAGAGATTCTGTTCATTTAGAAAGATCAGTTGAAAATATTGATTTAACAGAAGAACAATGTTCAACAATTGCAAAAATTGACTTAGTAAAAGACATATGTCAATTTGGTTTATCTTTAAGGAATAAACATAAAATAAGAATAAGGCATCCTCTACAAAGGATGAGTATTTTCTACGAAGATCATGAAGATATAACAAAATATAAGGATATCATCGAGCAAGAATTGAATGTAAAATCTGTAGATTTCGCGGAAGATTATTCATCTATTGCTACTAGAGTAATCAAGTTAAATTTTCCTGTTTTGGGTAAAAAATTTCCAGAAAAAGTGAAAGTGCTACAAAAAGAATTAAAAGCTGGAAATTATGAAATAGTAGATGATCATCTAAAAATAGCGAATACTCTATTGTCTGCTGACACGTTTGAAAAGAAAATCAAGGTAAACCACGAGAACGCAATTAGTATAGATAAAACAAATATTGTTCTCTATCTTGATACTGAAATTACTCCACAATTGGAGTTAGAAGGAAAAGCAAGAGATTTTATAAGATTTATACAACAAGCTAGAAAGGAAGCAAATCTGGAAATTACCCAAAAAATAACTATACAGATAAATAATGCTGATCAGAAACTGTTGCAATCAATTAAAAATTGGGAACAAGAAATTCTAGAACAAACTTTGGCTGGTAATATTGAAATTAATAACCTCAAACCATCAGGGAGAATTGTCTTCGCAAGCAAAATGGAAAATTCTGATATCAATTTACTAATTAATTGTTTATTTTAG
- a CDS encoding ABC transporter substrate-binding protein yields MFFRFANKQFFAVLLFLFLILFIRNITTIEAQNIDQKVEKFLLNFTDKIVDIGNSNEALEVQEEKLRILLRESIDMNRIIKMVLGKYYDELSDTQKKECKDEFSDKMLEIYINGLSNFKGIKEITYIQKYGKNSIFADTINKFALTQLIPIRYMMTFDKDGDSIKIFDLIIEDKVSFVSSVKDVVQQKIEQLGLEEVLPELI; encoded by the coding sequence ATGTTCTTTCGATTCGCAAATAAACAATTCTTTGCAGTACTACTATTCTTATTCTTAATCCTATTTATAAGAAATATTACTACCATAGAAGCACAAAATATAGACCAAAAAGTTGAAAAATTTCTCTTAAATTTTACAGATAAAATAGTAGATATAGGTAATTCTAACGAAGCCCTTGAAGTCCAAGAAGAAAAATTAAGGATATTACTTAGAGAAAGCATAGATATGAATCGTATTATTAAAATGGTTTTGGGAAAATACTATGATGAGCTTTCTGATACACAAAAAAAAGAATGTAAAGATGAATTCAGTGATAAAATGCTTGAGATATATATTAATGGCCTTTCAAATTTCAAGGGAATAAAAGAAATAACATATATACAGAAATATGGAAAAAATTCAATATTTGCAGATACGATAAATAAATTTGCGTTAACACAGTTAATTCCCATAAGATATATGATGACATTTGATAAAGATGGGGATTCTATAAAAATTTTTGATTTGATAATTGAAGATAAAGTTAGTTTTGTGTCATCTGTTAAGGACGTTGTACAACAAAAGATTGAACAACTTGGTCTAGAAGAAGTATTACCAGAGTTAATTTAA
- a CDS encoding flagellar basal body P-ring protein FlgI produces the protein MKYIFCFFSFVFFISGVNAQVKGFNIPYEMQQDVSDDILLDSDEYFIKDIVNYEGVRDNVLVGFGLVVGLNSTGDNLRNSFFTQQSLESFLGKMGINARGANLRTRNVAAVTVTAVLPAFATQGSPIDAQVSTIGDANSLEGGVLLATPLLGIDGRVYSVAQGQLSLRNVNSVPGSRNKNIGTKTVAFIPNGAIVENEVGFSYDDMEDVRLSLRNPEFDTAVNVENIINESFDYDIAHAQDKATIVVNLPDEYKGNIVAFLNKIGNLKVEVGGNAKIVIDSQTGTFVIGNRVRLTEVAISHANTNVTIGKDIKIFNANESLYSLIEGLNKLALPINDIISILNTLSLSGALQGEIIVK, from the coding sequence ATGAAATACATTTTTTGTTTTTTTTCTTTCGTATTTTTTATCAGCGGTGTAAATGCACAAGTTAAGGGTTTTAATATACCTTATGAAATGCAGCAAGATGTATCTGATGACATACTGTTGGATTCGGATGAGTATTTCATAAAAGACATAGTAAATTATGAAGGAGTAAGAGATAATGTGCTGGTTGGATTTGGTCTTGTAGTAGGGTTAAATTCTACAGGAGATAATCTACGTAATTCTTTCTTTACACAACAGAGCTTGGAAAGTTTTCTCGGTAAAATGGGGATAAATGCTAGAGGAGCTAATTTAAGAACTAGAAATGTTGCAGCTGTTACGGTTACTGCTGTTTTGCCAGCATTTGCTACTCAAGGAAGTCCAATTGACGCTCAAGTTAGTACAATAGGTGATGCAAATAGTCTAGAAGGTGGTGTCTTATTAGCTACTCCTTTACTTGGGATAGATGGGAGAGTTTATTCTGTTGCACAAGGGCAATTATCTTTGCGTAACGTTAATTCTGTGCCTGGTTCTCGCAATAAAAATATTGGAACCAAAACTGTAGCATTTATTCCAAATGGCGCAATTGTAGAAAATGAAGTGGGATTTTCATACGATGATATGGAAGATGTAAGGCTTTCTTTACGTAATCCAGAATTTGATACTGCTGTTAATGTGGAAAATATAATCAATGAATCTTTTGACTATGATATTGCTCATGCTCAAGATAAAGCAACAATTGTTGTAAATCTCCCAGATGAGTACAAAGGGAATATTGTAGCTTTTTTGAACAAAATAGGTAATCTAAAGGTTGAAGTAGGTGGTAATGCCAAGATTGTAATAGATTCTCAAACAGGCACTTTTGTAATTGGCAACAGGGTGCGTTTGACAGAAGTTGCAATATCACATGCAAATACTAACGTTACTATAGGGAAAGATATCAAAATTTTTAATGCTAATGAATCTTTATATAGTTTAATTGAAGGATTAAATAAATTAGCATTACCAATCAATGATATAATCAGCATATTAAATACACTTAGTTTGTCAGGAGCCTTACAGGGTGAAATAATTGTCAAATAA
- the ruvB gene encoding Holliday junction branch migration DNA helicase RuvB, with the protein MSDLTKDLECKQSDKVGISFRPQCLADFVGQTSLKDNLSVFIEAAKKKDDSLDHILLHGPPGLGKTTLANVVAKELNVNIVSTSGPLLTKPGDLAAIMTNLHKNDVLFIDEIHRLSTKVEEVLYAAMEDFKLDLIIGSGPSARTVSIDLPKFTIVGATTRIGLISKPLRDRFGIPVKLEFYTIEEQKELLSNIANTLKMPISEQALYEIAKRSRGTPRIAIRLLKRLYDFFLVKCTNTIDIHFTIESLDKLHIDERGLDKSDRDYLKFIYENYPKAAVGINTISSALSEQKSNIEEAIEPYLIKIGFINKTKRGRILTEKGLTHIKNIKEYD; encoded by the coding sequence ATGTCAGATTTAACAAAAGATCTAGAATGTAAGCAAAGTGATAAGGTAGGTATATCTTTCAGACCGCAATGTTTGGCTGATTTTGTCGGTCAAACTAGCTTGAAAGATAATTTATCTGTTTTTATAGAAGCTGCAAAAAAAAAGGATGATTCATTGGATCATATTTTATTACACGGCCCACCAGGCTTGGGTAAGACAACCTTAGCTAATGTTGTTGCAAAAGAGTTAAATGTTAACATAGTTAGCACCTCTGGACCTCTACTTACCAAACCAGGTGATTTGGCCGCAATAATGACTAACCTTCATAAAAATGACGTTTTATTTATAGATGAAATTCATAGGCTTAGCACGAAGGTAGAAGAGGTATTGTATGCAGCAATGGAAGATTTTAAGTTGGATTTGATAATAGGCTCAGGACCATCTGCTCGTACTGTTAGTATAGATCTACCAAAATTCACCATAGTGGGTGCAACAACTCGTATAGGATTAATATCAAAGCCTTTAAGAGATAGATTTGGCATCCCAGTAAAATTGGAATTTTATACAATAGAAGAACAAAAAGAATTGTTATCAAATATTGCCAATACATTAAAAATGCCAATATCTGAACAAGCATTATATGAAATTGCAAAAAGATCGCGAGGAACTCCAAGAATAGCTATTAGATTATTAAAAAGATTATATGATTTTTTCTTGGTAAAGTGCACAAATACAATAGATATACATTTCACTATAGAATCGCTTGATAAACTACATATAGATGAAAGAGGTTTAGATAAATCGGATAGAGATTACTTAAAATTTATATATGAAAACTATCCTAAAGCAGCTGTTGGGATAAATACAATATCTTCTGCACTGTCGGAGCAAAAGAGCAATATAGAAGAAGCCATAGAACCTTATCTGATAAAAATAGGATTTATTAACAAGACTAAAAGAGGCAGAATATTAACTGAAAAGGGCCTTACACACATCAAAAACATCAAAGAATACGATTGA